A DNA window from Chryseobacterium sp. MEBOG06 contains the following coding sequences:
- a CDS encoding Ku protein has protein sequence MRAIWNGAIGFGLVNIPIKLYSATDSSTLDLDMLDSKDLSNIRFKRVNEKTGKEVVWENIVKGYKIEDKYIVLNDEDFEAASPEKSKVLSISQFVKEAEIDPALFETPYFLEPQKNGEGAYKLLLKALTKTKMAGIGSFVLREREILCLIRPYEDKILMVNRMRYPEEMRDFGDLKIPSGSAPKLAELKMAEQLIKSLATTFEPAKYKDTYHADLLKIIKQKAKGKKIKIAAVKEPEGKAIDLMAMLKASLEKGKKKAG, from the coding sequence ATGCGAGCAATTTGGAACGGCGCTATAGGGTTCGGACTAGTCAATATTCCCATCAAATTATATTCAGCAACGGATTCAAGCACGCTTGATCTGGATATGTTGGACAGCAAGGATTTAAGTAACATTAGATTCAAACGTGTTAATGAAAAGACAGGAAAAGAAGTAGTTTGGGAAAATATTGTAAAAGGGTATAAAATCGAAGATAAATACATCGTCCTGAATGATGAAGATTTTGAAGCCGCAAGTCCTGAGAAATCTAAAGTTCTAAGTATTTCTCAATTTGTAAAAGAAGCAGAAATTGATCCTGCACTTTTTGAAACACCTTATTTTCTGGAACCTCAGAAGAATGGAGAAGGCGCTTATAAATTATTACTAAAGGCTTTAACCAAAACTAAAATGGCCGGCATTGGTTCATTTGTATTGAGAGAACGGGAGATTCTCTGTCTCATTCGTCCTTATGAAGATAAAATATTAATGGTCAATAGAATGCGTTATCCTGAAGAGATGAGGGACTTTGGAGATTTGAAAATTCCTTCTGGCAGTGCTCCAAAACTCGCTGAATTGAAAATGGCGGAACAGCTGATCAAATCTTTGGCAACAACTTTTGAACCTGCAAAATATAAAGATACTTATCATGCAGACCTTTTGAAAATTATCAAACAAAAAGCAAAAGGTAAAAAGATAAAAATAGCTGCAGTTAAAGAACCTGAAGGTAAAGCAATTGACCTTATGGCAATGCTTAAGGCAAGTCTGGAAAAAGGAAAGAAGAAAGCAGGATAA
- a CDS encoding HNH endonuclease, with the protein MLKQYKIFFNISPPPKELATEECIWCKEKSNKNIAHIISKGLLRTDHFSNKLYQSVCEKCNTFFGQNIEDWIFKYSPISFWINRDIKNTMKINDDKTIKYKKIFVWFHKLNEWFIALNEKSNPFPSQLICNNKFEITFFYHSGIEDLNEELNYTLLEKLINNVKRNNYSYYISDLLPTNLNSRIFEYNNSTIIISKTKDSADFFLNIIKNLKNINTIKFRNFYSDQKEYKYLIINYKWSIKKHYKLCSKIAFEFLSLIQGSNFVNNSEFNGFKKFMFEKVKNEFSEVLYINGKGINEKRLSLNGWVDVSNEAKISKKTIIPTFNLNGLENFSFSIIIYKYHSYICASIKLFEFEPCNIILSKSTQDFETIHLITYSAKEDKLLFYETTTDLESFDQDIVFVSDEKSLYHLGK; encoded by the coding sequence GTGTTAAAACAATACAAAATTTTTTTTAATATTTCCCCTCCTCCAAAAGAATTAGCGACGGAAGAATGTATTTGGTGTAAAGAAAAATCAAATAAGAATATAGCTCATATAATTTCGAAAGGTCTTTTAAGGACTGACCATTTCTCCAATAAACTATATCAATCAGTCTGTGAAAAATGCAACACTTTCTTTGGACAAAATATTGAAGATTGGATATTTAAATATTCACCAATAAGCTTTTGGATAAATAGGGACATCAAAAATACTATGAAAATAAATGATGATAAAACTATTAAATATAAAAAAATTTTTGTTTGGTTTCACAAGTTAAATGAGTGGTTTATTGCTTTAAATGAAAAATCCAATCCATTTCCCTCTCAATTAATTTGCAATAACAAGTTTGAGATTACATTTTTCTATCATTCAGGTATTGAGGATTTAAATGAAGAATTAAATTATACGTTATTAGAAAAACTTATTAATAATGTAAAACGTAATAATTATTCCTACTACATATCAGACCTATTACCAACAAACTTAAACTCACGAATTTTTGAATATAATAATAGTACTATCATAATTTCAAAAACTAAAGATTCAGCTGATTTCTTTTTAAATATTATTAAAAATTTAAAAAACATAAATACTATTAAGTTTAGAAACTTCTATTCTGACCAGAAAGAATACAAGTATTTAATCATAAACTACAAATGGTCAATTAAGAAACATTATAAACTATGTTCAAAAATTGCTTTTGAATTTTTATCATTAATTCAAGGTAGTAATTTTGTCAATAATTCAGAGTTTAATGGTTTTAAAAAATTTATGTTCGAAAAGGTAAAAAACGAATTTTCAGAAGTTTTATACATTAATGGAAAAGGAATAAATGAGAAAAGACTATCACTAAACGGATGGGTTGATGTTTCTAATGAAGCAAAAATTTCAAAAAAAACCATTATTCCAACTTTTAATTTAAATGGATTAGAAAATTTTAGCTTTTCAATAATCATTTATAAATATCATTCATATATATGCGCTTCTATTAAATTATTTGAATTTGAACCTTGTAATATTATACTTTCAAAAAGTACACAAGATTTTGAGACTATACATCTTATAACATATTCCGCAAAAGAAGATAAATTACTTTTTTATGAGACAACAACAGATTTAGAAAGTTTTGACCAAGATATAGTATTTGTTTCTGATGAAAAAAGTCTTTATCATTTAGGAAAATGA
- a CDS encoding TonB-dependent receptor, which yields MNKKIQLLSIIFLGVSQFAFSQIKEEKLVLNKKREPEVKKIEKKKTSVETIKNYPPEEKSQNPVKYNITDVPAVSDFKTSTIQGEDVAPKFDATAQNNYVQFGMGNYGKILFDGNVSKTLQNKLEVGGDVHVLSTSGLKKDYDWNSKQTSAAFAAFLNSYGEKGKFNINAEYGLNNYNYYGIYALEPSADVDLKQKVNQFKVNGYYDFYSNEILNDVRVKSSFLKDHFDAQENQVSILANFSKHAVELGKSGINLNADLGVGLEAVKTDFAIRDKNSANFFNTSLTPKVTFRKGESYLMLGSSFSFLNAKNSNDLMAERLKNNKTYWFPQAEFQFAAAKEFKFYGGVDGGLKLNTYGDLLQVNPFVLSDQYLKPTETQYHFYVGLRGDIDEMVKYDFSAGFGKMRDIMFFKANGLFDDVYTLNRSAYNFANTFSAVYDDGNVSDIKGSVQYFPLENLTIDGELRFTKYSLKNFDNIYNVPLFNATIGAKYTMLDKKLLLGFKGIFASDRTTNSYAIDGVANPGMIFQSTENTNDKVGGYADLNLSAEYKIHKNFSIFALGNNLLSSNYQTYKGYKVLGAQILGGVKITF from the coding sequence TATAATATTTTTAGGGGTTTCGCAGTTTGCGTTTTCCCAGATCAAGGAGGAGAAATTGGTTCTTAACAAAAAGAGAGAACCGGAGGTGAAGAAGATCGAGAAAAAGAAGACTTCTGTAGAAACCATTAAAAATTATCCGCCGGAGGAGAAATCCCAGAATCCCGTGAAATATAACATCACAGATGTCCCTGCTGTTTCAGACTTCAAAACTTCAACGATTCAGGGGGAAGATGTAGCTCCGAAATTTGATGCTACAGCCCAGAATAATTACGTTCAGTTTGGAATGGGTAATTACGGGAAGATTCTGTTTGACGGGAATGTGTCCAAGACTCTACAGAATAAACTTGAAGTAGGAGGGGATGTTCATGTACTTTCTACCAGCGGTCTTAAAAAAGACTATGACTGGAATTCCAAACAAACTTCAGCTGCTTTTGCAGCTTTCCTTAATTCTTACGGAGAGAAAGGAAAATTCAACATTAATGCAGAGTATGGATTGAATAACTATAATTATTACGGGATCTATGCCCTGGAACCTTCTGCTGATGTGGATCTGAAACAGAAAGTGAACCAGTTTAAAGTAAACGGATATTATGATTTCTATTCTAATGAGATCCTAAATGATGTAAGAGTGAAATCATCATTCCTGAAAGATCATTTTGATGCTCAGGAAAATCAGGTTTCCATTTTGGCTAATTTCTCCAAACATGCTGTTGAGCTTGGGAAGTCCGGGATTAACCTGAATGCTGATCTTGGTGTAGGATTGGAGGCTGTAAAAACAGATTTTGCGATCAGAGATAAAAACTCTGCTAATTTCTTCAATACAAGTCTTACTCCGAAGGTTACCTTCAGAAAAGGAGAATCTTATTTGATGTTAGGATCTTCATTTTCTTTCCTGAATGCCAAGAATTCAAACGACCTGATGGCCGAACGTCTGAAAAATAATAAAACATACTGGTTTCCACAGGCTGAATTTCAGTTTGCTGCTGCTAAAGAATTTAAATTCTATGGTGGGGTAGATGGAGGTCTTAAACTGAATACATATGGAGACCTTCTGCAGGTGAACCCATTCGTGCTTTCTGACCAGTATTTAAAGCCAACAGAGACTCAATATCATTTTTATGTAGGATTGAGAGGAGATATTGATGAGATGGTAAAATATGACTTCTCTGCAGGTTTCGGAAAAATGAGAGATATTATGTTCTTTAAAGCGAACGGGCTTTTTGATGATGTGTATACACTGAACCGTTCTGCCTACAATTTTGCCAATACATTCTCTGCAGTATATGATGACGGAAATGTAAGTGATATCAAAGGAAGTGTTCAGTATTTCCCATTGGAAAACTTAACTATCGACGGAGAATTGAGGTTTACAAAGTACAGTTTGAAGAATTTTGACAATATTTATAACGTTCCGCTGTTCAATGCAACCATTGGGGCAAAATATACAATGCTGGACAAAAAGTTACTGTTAGGCTTCAAAGGGATCTTTGCAAGTGACAGAACTACAAACTCTTATGCAATAGATGGCGTAGCCAATCCGGGGATGATTTTCCAGTCTACAGAGAACACCAATGATAAAGTTGGGGGGTATGCTGATTTAAATCTTTCCGCAGAGTATAAAATTCACAAAAATTTCAGTATTTTCGCACTCGGAAATAATCTTCTGAGCTCAAATTACCAGACGTACAAAGGATATAAAGTCTTAGGTGCACAGATTCTGGGAGGAGTGAAGATTACTTTCTAG
- a CDS encoding tyrosine-type recombinase/integrase: MKTQERYNSDIGSVTFRLKKADSTGLCSILGTYLFKEYQIGFSTEIKIQQEQWDNISKKVISGKQKKEENDKLNRFRTTITKEHQSFNEQFNRLPSKEELKTIIAKAKSNDSVTIVNRKKKTFDDVYQETLGLLNQKRENALNSGRKPLRKESISRLTLSYNNLKDFIKEKKYFLDLDSFDERMCLEFQGWLIGIGLKPSTVKSRVQNISKILKRAFERGYTHNRSYLLSDFKVQVPPTVAVTLTEEEIKILYEYDFSNKPSLERVRDIFVLSCHTSLRYGDVTRLEPSHINTENKTIKILSQKVSEDARPVNLDFKFFGYTENILLKYQYNIKNIAISNQKTNKYLKNLFKEIPYFKDKTIQLEVFNDKKMLFKHFPFTEKIVFHDSRRSFCTNRYIEGWDLLEIWSYTGHTNESTFYGYFKPTRQHEKIRRQNIVNRNERLQKVDLQTKQIEDLQKQLNELSKLVSEEKKEELAKIISITQNVS; this comes from the coding sequence ATGAAAACTCAAGAGAGATATAATAGTGATATTGGTAGTGTAACCTTTAGGTTAAAGAAAGCAGATTCTACTGGTTTATGCTCGATTTTAGGTACATATTTATTCAAGGAATATCAAATTGGGTTTTCAACTGAAATTAAAATACAACAAGAACAATGGGATAATATCAGCAAGAAAGTCATTTCAGGAAAACAAAAGAAAGAAGAAAATGATAAGTTAAACAGATTCCGAACCACTATTACAAAAGAACATCAAAGCTTTAACGAGCAATTTAATCGTTTACCTTCTAAAGAAGAGTTAAAAACAATCATTGCTAAAGCCAAGAGCAATGACAGTGTAACAATAGTAAACAGAAAAAAGAAAACATTTGATGATGTTTACCAAGAAACATTAGGTTTATTAAATCAAAAAAGGGAAAATGCCCTTAATTCAGGTCGAAAACCATTAAGAAAAGAATCAATTTCCAGACTCACTCTCTCATATAACAATCTGAAAGATTTCATTAAAGAGAAAAAATATTTTTTAGATTTGGACTCTTTTGATGAAAGAATGTGTCTAGAATTTCAAGGATGGTTAATAGGCATCGGATTAAAGCCCTCTACCGTAAAATCCAGAGTACAAAATATCAGTAAGATACTAAAAAGAGCCTTTGAAAGAGGTTACACACATAATCGTTCTTATCTCCTATCCGATTTTAAAGTACAGGTTCCACCAACAGTAGCTGTCACATTAACTGAGGAAGAAATAAAAATATTGTATGAATATGATTTTAGCAATAAACCAAGCTTAGAAAGAGTAAGAGATATTTTTGTACTTTCTTGTCATACCTCCCTACGATATGGTGATGTAACCAGATTAGAGCCATCTCATATAAATACTGAAAATAAAACTATCAAAATATTAAGTCAAAAAGTTTCAGAAGATGCAAGACCCGTAAATCTTGATTTTAAGTTTTTTGGTTATACAGAGAACATATTATTAAAATATCAATACAACATCAAGAATATTGCAATCAGCAACCAAAAGACAAACAAATATCTGAAAAACTTATTTAAAGAAATCCCCTATTTTAAAGACAAAACCATTCAATTAGAAGTTTTTAATGACAAAAAGATGTTGTTTAAACACTTCCCTTTTACTGAAAAAATTGTATTTCATGACTCAAGAAGGAGTTTTTGTACAAATAGATATATCGAAGGATGGGATTTACTCGAAATTTGGTCATATACAGGACATACCAATGAATCAACATTTTATGGCTATTTCAAACCAACTCGACAACATGAAAAAATAAGACGACAAAATATAGTCAATAGAAATGAAAGACTTCAGAAAGTAGATTTACAAACTAAGCAAATAGAAGACCTTCAAAAACAGCTTAACGAATTATCAAAGTTAGTCAGTGAAGAGAAAAAAGAGGAGTTAGCAAAAATCATTAGCATCACTCAAAATGTATCATAA
- a CDS encoding surface-adhesin E family protein: MKTLLTITLIFTFTFYHCQNSETIEEVPNHVFANIANGWTYLGESVTKIKYYVKDIESNDSYSKNYVCWVKTVNAPKSYKDKKGNWITKQSDYSIERWKIYCNSKKYALLSYVNYNSKGQVASSGKLSGEIDEVIPETMSEAVFNFVCK; the protein is encoded by the coding sequence ATGAAAACCCTATTAACTATCACTCTCATTTTTACATTCACGTTCTATCATTGTCAAAATTCAGAAACTATTGAAGAAGTCCCCAACCATGTATTTGCAAACATTGCTAACGGCTGGACGTACCTTGGTGAATCCGTGACAAAAATTAAATATTACGTTAAAGACATAGAATCAAACGATAGCTATTCAAAGAATTATGTTTGTTGGGTTAAAACGGTTAATGCTCCAAAGAGTTACAAGGATAAGAAAGGAAACTGGATAACAAAGCAGTCTGATTACTCTATAGAGAGATGGAAAATTTATTGTAATTCCAAGAAATACGCTTTGTTGTCGTATGTTAACTACAATTCAAAAGGCCAAGTAGCTTCATCTGGTAAATTAAGTGGTGAGATTGACGAGGTCATTCCAGAAACAATGTCTGAGGCTGTGTTTAATTTTGTTTGTAAATAG
- a CDS encoding helix-turn-helix domain-containing protein, whose translation MTNIQQIEIIQITPEKLESIIEIAIKKGVEQARNIFSKPSKQEEYLTRKEAAKKLKISIGTLDNWTKSGKLPSHKIDRKVLYKETEIEEFINKASL comes from the coding sequence ATGACAAATATACAGCAAATCGAAATAATCCAAATAACTCCTGAAAAGCTAGAATCTATAATAGAAATAGCAATTAAAAAAGGGGTTGAGCAAGCCAGAAATATATTTAGCAAGCCATCAAAACAAGAAGAGTATTTAACTAGAAAAGAAGCCGCAAAAAAATTGAAGATTTCGATAGGAACCTTAGACAACTGGACAAAAAGTGGAAAATTACCTTCCCACAAAATTGACAGAAAGGTACTTTACAAAGAAACAGAAATTGAAGAATTTATTAATAAGGCATCTCTATGA
- a CDS encoding DNA polymerase ligase N-terminal domain-containing protein — translation MALEDYNKKRNFKETSEPEGKEKASAKKLKFVIQRHAASRLHYDFRLEMEGVLKSWAVPKGPSLNPSDKRLAMMVEDHPYSYRTFEGSIPKGNYGAGEVEIWDEGTYEPIEKVNGKTDDLIMRAELHKQSLKFILHGKKLKGEFALVKIKNSKDENAWLLIKHKDKFAVDENYDAEDHTLKTSKVTAYLEEKESKKKITHPKV, via the coding sequence ATGGCTTTAGAAGATTATAATAAAAAACGAAATTTCAAAGAAACTTCTGAACCGGAAGGTAAAGAAAAAGCGAGCGCAAAGAAGTTGAAGTTTGTCATTCAAAGACATGCTGCTTCGAGGCTTCATTATGACTTTCGTCTTGAGATGGAAGGCGTTTTAAAAAGCTGGGCAGTTCCAAAAGGTCCGTCGCTGAATCCTTCTGATAAACGATTGGCAATGATGGTAGAAGATCATCCATATTCCTACAGAACATTTGAAGGCTCTATTCCAAAAGGAAATTATGGCGCAGGTGAAGTCGAGATCTGGGATGAGGGAACTTATGAGCCTATCGAAAAAGTGAACGGTAAGACGGACGATCTGATAATGAGAGCGGAACTTCATAAACAATCCCTGAAATTCATTCTTCACGGTAAAAAACTAAAGGGAGAATTCGCATTGGTGAAAATAAAAAATTCTAAAGACGAAAATGCTTGGCTGCTTATCAAACATAAAGATAAATTTGCTGTTGATGAAAACTATGATGCCGAAGACCATACTTTAAAAACATCCAAAGTAACTGCTTATCTCGAAGAGAAAGAGAGTAAAAAAAAAATAACTCATCCGAAAGTCTAA